One Lacunisphaera limnophila DNA window includes the following coding sequences:
- a CDS encoding OmpW/AlkL family protein: protein MNKTLRKVLPCLLLLVATTALPAASPWSVRLRATYLETVDKSDAFSALGIAFAPNAVSVSDKLIPEIDVAYAFTDTLSAELVLTIPQEHSVSLAGVGRLGSFKHLPPTLLFQYRALPGAAIRPYVAAGVNFTLIWDDRLVVAGVPLRLENNSTGLALQAGVDWKLDERWSFNLDLKRAYIRSGVYAGAARLTEARLDPWLYAAGVRYEF, encoded by the coding sequence ATGAACAAAACCCTCCGTAAAGTCCTGCCCTGTCTGCTCCTCCTGGTCGCCACGACCGCCCTGCCGGCGGCCAGCCCGTGGTCGGTCCGCCTCCGGGCCACCTACCTCGAGACCGTCGACAAGTCCGACGCCTTCTCCGCCCTCGGCATCGCCTTCGCCCCGAACGCCGTGTCGGTCAGCGACAAGCTGATTCCTGAGATCGACGTCGCCTATGCCTTCACCGACACGCTCTCCGCCGAGCTGGTGTTGACCATCCCCCAGGAACACTCCGTCTCGCTCGCCGGCGTCGGCCGGCTCGGTTCCTTCAAGCACCTACCCCCCACGCTGCTGTTCCAATACCGGGCCCTGCCGGGTGCGGCGATCCGTCCCTACGTGGCGGCGGGCGTGAATTTCACGCTGATCTGGGATGACCGGCTCGTCGTGGCCGGCGTGCCCCTGCGTCTGGAAAACAACAGCACCGGCCTGGCTTTGCAGGCGGGTGTGGACTGGAAGCTCGACGAGCGCTGGTCCTTCAACCTCGACCTGAAGCGCGCTTACATCCGCTCGGGCGTGTATGCCGGCGCGGCCCGTCTGACCGAGGCCCGGCTCGATCCCTGGCTGTACGCCGCGGGCGTGCGCTACGAGTTCTGA
- a CDS encoding MBL fold metallo-hydrolase, with protein sequence MKLIDLNRQGGIGANSLLLMIGDLNILVDCGLNPKTPGVGALPDLSLLRDIELDLIIITHCHLDHIGGLPVVMRQHPKTPVLLTQSSRMLIEKMLHNSANVMQKQKEEDGVPGYPLFTHKEIEGLTKRFVGLPFKKVKKIKGKRGEIELMFHPSGHVAGATAVEIHHGMRKIFLTGDVLFEHLRTLKGAHFPIGHFDTLIIETTRGMTERAYGKERVHEIARLIDSINDTIAKGGSFLLPVFALGRMQELLAVFHDARRFGRLIECPIYAGGLGIGLSELFDEVSRKTKDVQFDMRILKDLGLRKLPKKIMPGQEPAQKGLYIVSSGMLVEKTPSYALASGLLGHARNTIGFVGYCDPDTPGGKLLATKPGATFAFDALDVRTKVKARVDRFELSGHAERGELLEFAVQTKARSIVLTHGDPDARDWFKTQLAEQLPKAKVIDPVPLRLHEV encoded by the coding sequence ATGAAACTCATCGATCTCAACCGCCAAGGCGGTATCGGCGCCAATTCCCTCCTTCTGATGATCGGTGATCTGAACATCCTCGTGGATTGCGGGCTCAACCCCAAGACCCCGGGGGTCGGCGCCCTGCCGGACCTCTCGCTGCTCCGCGACATCGAATTGGACCTCATCATCATCACGCACTGTCACCTCGACCATATCGGCGGCCTGCCGGTGGTGATGCGCCAGCACCCGAAGACCCCGGTGCTACTCACGCAGTCGAGCCGCATGCTGATCGAGAAGATGCTGCACAATTCCGCCAACGTGATGCAGAAGCAGAAGGAGGAGGACGGGGTCCCCGGCTACCCGCTGTTCACGCACAAGGAGATCGAGGGCCTGACCAAGCGGTTCGTGGGCCTGCCCTTCAAGAAGGTCAAAAAGATCAAGGGCAAGCGCGGCGAGATCGAGCTGATGTTCCATCCCTCGGGCCACGTGGCCGGGGCGACGGCGGTCGAGATCCACCACGGCATGCGGAAGATTTTCCTGACGGGCGACGTGTTGTTCGAGCACCTGCGCACGCTGAAGGGGGCGCATTTCCCGATCGGTCATTTCGACACGCTGATCATCGAGACGACGCGCGGCATGACCGAGCGCGCCTACGGCAAGGAGCGGGTGCACGAGATCGCCCGCCTGATCGACTCGATCAACGACACGATCGCCAAGGGCGGCTCGTTCCTGCTGCCGGTGTTCGCTCTCGGGCGCATGCAGGAGCTGCTGGCGGTCTTCCATGACGCCCGCCGCTTCGGCCGGCTCATCGAGTGCCCGATCTACGCGGGCGGCCTGGGCATCGGCCTGTCGGAGCTCTTTGATGAGGTCTCGCGCAAGACCAAGGACGTGCAGTTCGACATGCGCATCCTGAAGGATCTCGGCCTGCGCAAGCTGCCGAAGAAGATCATGCCCGGCCAGGAGCCGGCGCAGAAGGGCCTTTATATCGTCAGTTCCGGCATGCTGGTCGAGAAGACGCCGAGCTACGCGCTGGCCTCGGGCCTGCTCGGGCACGCGCGCAACACGATCGGTTTCGTGGGCTACTGCGATCCGGACACCCCGGGTGGCAAGCTGCTGGCGACCAAGCCCGGCGCGACCTTTGCCTTCGATGCGCTGGATGTGCGGACCAAGGTGAAGGCGCGCGTCGACCGGTTCGAACTGAGCGGGCACGCCGAGCGCGGCGAGCTGCTGGAGTTTGCGGTGCAGACCAAGGCCCGGAGCATCGTGCTGACGCACGGCGACCCGGATGCGCGCGACTGGTTCAAGACCCAGCTCGCCGAGCAGTTGCCCAAGGCCAAGGTCATTGACCCGGTGCCGCTGCGGCTGCACGAGGTTTAA
- a CDS encoding type IV pilus twitching motility protein PilT produces MNNETLWLIRLGLNAKLFTRDQALATLRAAGRDADLVTYAQRLIDDGIVSDVEKLEELAGNAAARAGVGPPEPNPLLADQDDHADAPAPTGNAGTKAKATAGDGPAPQFPFDRIGTMDDTALAAALRKLLIDAGLYGASDLHLSAGSKPFVRRLRALSPITEHILTDEESLRLNTVLLAEHQKNIFLERRDYDLALALDAEHRYRVNLMFHKWGPSGSYRMVPAGVPKLDELGLRNLDAIRKLLSYHNGLILITGPVGAGKTTTLAAMVAELNEQREDHIITVEDPIEVVQLPKGCNVTQREVGPHTKSFFSALKGALREDPDVIVIGELRDLETIEMAISASETGHLVIGTMHTSDASTTLNRLLDVFPPAQQTQIRASVAESLRGVVCQRLLPSTEGGLVVACEIMVSNTAIQALIREGKTSGLRNTMETGVKEGMCIMENVVLELYQQRKITKETALNNISTRNVRAKVT; encoded by the coding sequence ATGAACAACGAGACCCTCTGGCTCATCCGCCTCGGCCTGAACGCGAAGTTGTTCACCCGCGACCAGGCCCTCGCCACCCTCCGGGCCGCCGGCCGCGACGCCGACCTCGTCACCTATGCCCAGCGGCTGATCGACGACGGGATCGTCAGCGACGTCGAGAAACTCGAGGAGCTCGCCGGCAACGCCGCCGCCCGCGCCGGGGTCGGCCCGCCCGAACCCAATCCCCTGCTCGCAGACCAGGACGACCACGCTGATGCCCCGGCGCCGACAGGCAATGCCGGGACCAAGGCCAAAGCCACCGCCGGCGACGGCCCCGCCCCCCAGTTTCCCTTTGATCGCATCGGTACGATGGACGACACCGCCCTCGCCGCCGCCCTGCGCAAGCTTCTCATCGATGCCGGTCTCTACGGCGCGAGCGACCTCCATCTCTCCGCCGGCTCCAAGCCCTTCGTCCGCCGCCTGCGCGCCCTCTCCCCCATCACCGAGCACATCCTCACCGACGAGGAATCCCTCCGCCTCAACACCGTCCTCCTCGCCGAGCACCAGAAGAATATCTTCCTCGAGCGCCGCGACTACGACCTCGCCCTCGCGCTCGACGCCGAGCACCGCTACCGCGTCAACCTGATGTTCCACAAGTGGGGCCCCTCCGGCTCCTACCGCATGGTGCCCGCCGGCGTCCCCAAGCTCGACGAGCTCGGCCTGCGCAACCTCGACGCCATCCGCAAGCTCCTCTCCTACCACAACGGCCTCATCCTCATCACGGGCCCTGTCGGCGCCGGCAAGACCACCACCCTCGCCGCCATGGTCGCCGAGCTCAACGAGCAGCGCGAGGACCACATCATCACCGTCGAGGACCCGATCGAGGTCGTCCAGCTCCCCAAGGGCTGCAACGTCACCCAGCGCGAGGTCGGCCCGCACACCAAGTCCTTCTTCTCCGCGCTCAAGGGCGCCCTCCGCGAGGACCCCGATGTCATCGTCATCGGCGAGCTCCGCGATCTCGAGACCATCGAGATGGCCATCAGCGCCTCCGAGACCGGTCACCTCGTGATCGGCACCATGCACACGAGCGACGCCTCCACCACGCTCAACCGCCTCCTCGACGTCTTCCCCCCCGCGCAGCAGACCCAGATCCGCGCCTCCGTCGCCGAGTCCCTCCGCGGCGTCGTCTGCCAGCGCCTCCTCCCCTCCACCGAAGGCGGGCTCGTGGTCGCCTGCGAGATCATGGTCTCCAACACCGCCATCCAGGCCCTCATCCGCGAGGGCAAGACCTCCGGCCTCCGCAACACCATGGAGACCGGCGTCAAGGAGGGCATGTGCATCATGGAAAACGTCGTCCTCGAGCTCTACCAGCAGCGCAAGATCACGAAGGAGACCGCCCTCAACAACATCAGCACCCGCAACGTCCGCGCCAAGGTCACCTGA
- a CDS encoding type IV pilus twitching motility protein PilT, translating into MAAIDSLLRTMLEKGGSDLHLTVGLPPKSRISGSLQVIREGAVTAKEMEALLKEITPEKRWHEFLEKKDLDLAHEVEGLARFRANFLYNHWGQAAVMRQIPAKILSFSTLNLPEALKKLCHLDQGLVVVTGPTGSGKSTTLAAMIDYINDNLARHIITIEDPIEFVHPCKKSTIVHREVGEHTETFGAALKGAMRHDPDILLLGEMREMETIKLALSCASMGMLVFGTLHTNNAPKTVDRIINTFPAEEQNQVRVMLAGCLAGVVAQLLCKKVPKGRVAVHEILLQHEALPNTIRSGQIANIRGIIESGKEEGMITMDNSLMARVKDGTVEPKEAYMKGSNKALFAPLLKPGDLDGGH; encoded by the coding sequence ATGGCCGCCATCGACTCCCTCCTCCGCACGATGCTTGAGAAAGGCGGTTCCGACCTGCACCTCACCGTCGGCCTGCCCCCGAAGTCCCGCATCTCCGGCTCGCTCCAGGTCATCCGCGAGGGCGCGGTCACAGCCAAGGAAATGGAAGCACTCCTCAAGGAGATCACCCCCGAGAAACGGTGGCATGAATTTCTCGAGAAGAAGGACCTCGACCTCGCCCACGAGGTGGAGGGCCTCGCCCGCTTCCGCGCCAACTTCCTCTACAACCACTGGGGTCAGGCCGCCGTCATGCGCCAGATCCCGGCGAAGATCCTCTCCTTCAGCACGCTCAACCTCCCCGAGGCGCTGAAGAAGCTCTGCCACCTTGACCAGGGCCTCGTCGTCGTCACCGGCCCCACCGGCTCCGGCAAGTCGACCACGCTCGCGGCGATGATCGACTACATCAACGACAACCTCGCCCGCCACATCATCACGATCGAGGACCCCATCGAGTTCGTCCACCCCTGCAAGAAGTCGACCATCGTCCACCGTGAGGTCGGCGAGCACACCGAGACCTTCGGCGCCGCGCTCAAGGGCGCCATGCGCCACGACCCCGACATCCTCCTCCTCGGCGAAATGCGCGAGATGGAAACCATCAAGCTCGCCCTCTCCTGTGCCTCGATGGGCATGCTCGTCTTCGGTACGCTGCACACCAACAACGCCCCGAAGACCGTCGACCGCATCATCAACACCTTCCCCGCCGAGGAACAGAACCAGGTGCGCGTCATGCTCGCCGGCTGCCTCGCCGGCGTCGTCGCCCAGCTCCTCTGCAAGAAAGTGCCCAAGGGCCGCGTCGCCGTGCACGAGATTTTGCTCCAGCACGAGGCGCTCCCCAACACCATCCGCTCCGGCCAGATCGCCAACATCCGCGGCATCATCGAGAGCGGCAAGGAGGAGGGCATGATCACGATGGACAACAGCCTCATGGCCCGCGTGAAGGACGGCACCGTCGAGCCGAAGGAAGCCTACATGAAGGGCAGCAACAAGGCCCTCTTCGCCCCGCTCCTCAAGCCCGGCGACCTCGACGGCGGCCACTAG
- a CDS encoding YkgJ family cysteine cluster protein, with amino-acid sequence MDCRTGCGACCIAPSITSPIPGMPHGKPAGIPCVQLLPDMRCALFGRPERPAVCVGLQPREDMCGVSRDEALDYLRGLELATRPAS; translated from the coding sequence ATGGACTGCCGTACCGGCTGTGGCGCGTGTTGTATCGCGCCCTCGATCACCTCGCCGATCCCCGGCATGCCGCACGGGAAGCCGGCGGGGATCCCGTGCGTGCAGTTGCTGCCGGACATGCGGTGTGCGCTCTTCGGGCGGCCGGAGCGGCCGGCGGTGTGCGTCGGGCTTCAGCCGAGGGAAGACATGTGCGGGGTGAGCCGGGATGAAGCGCTGGATTACCTGCGCGGCCTGGAATTGGCGACGCGACCGGCGAGTTAA
- a CDS encoding YciI family protein translates to MSTSATVPNYMFLFREPLSPPELAPDQMQQSFQRWLDWVAAMRAKGQYVAGEPLEPTPGRVLRGAPVVAVTDGPYAEAKEVIGGYMVIRAASLVEAEAIARDCPGLADGGSVEVRQVMPVSE, encoded by the coding sequence ATGAGCACCTCAGCTACCGTTCCCAACTACATGTTCCTTTTCCGCGAGCCGCTCAGCCCGCCCGAGCTGGCGCCCGACCAGATGCAGCAGTCCTTTCAGCGCTGGCTCGACTGGGTCGCCGCCATGCGGGCCAAGGGCCAGTACGTGGCGGGCGAACCGCTCGAACCGACACCGGGCCGCGTGTTGCGCGGGGCGCCGGTGGTGGCGGTCACGGACGGTCCTTACGCCGAGGCGAAGGAAGTCATCGGCGGTTACATGGTGATCCGCGCGGCCAGCCTGGTCGAGGCGGAGGCGATCGCCCGGGATTGTCCCGGCTTGGCCGACGGCGGCTCGGTCGAGGTGCGGCAGGTGATGCCGGTGTCGGAGTGA
- a CDS encoding YiiD C-terminal domain-containing protein, translating into MSDSVPASMAPTRLEQFLHAKIPLTAAMGIRVIQTGPELLILEAPLAPNINHLGTVFGGALHTLPTLACYAALWTLLVEGGLDGHVVVKESHAHYRAPVRGTFRATCARPSPELTATFFDELRRFKKARMDLHSVVPGASGKPAVEFSGSFVAVV; encoded by the coding sequence ATGAGCGACTCCGTCCCCGCCAGCATGGCCCCGACCCGGCTGGAGCAATTCCTCCACGCCAAGATCCCCCTCACCGCCGCCATGGGCATCCGCGTGATCCAGACCGGCCCGGAACTCCTCATCCTCGAGGCCCCGCTCGCCCCCAATATCAACCACCTCGGCACGGTCTTCGGCGGCGCCCTCCACACCCTGCCCACCCTCGCCTGCTACGCCGCGCTCTGGACCCTCCTCGTCGAGGGCGGCCTCGACGGCCACGTCGTCGTGAAAGAAAGCCACGCCCACTACCGCGCCCCCGTGCGCGGCACCTTTCGCGCCACCTGCGCCCGCCCCTCCCCGGAACTCACCGCGACGTTCTTCGACGAACTCCGCCGCTTCAAGAAAGCCCGCATGGATTTGCACTCCGTTGTCCCGGGCGCATCCGGCAAACCCGCCGTCGAGTTCTCCGGCAGCTTCGTCGCTGTGGTCTGA
- a CDS encoding dUTPase, giving the protein MDKLEEIFRMQDALNKRIGVELPPPTDEEKAKWILNYTRAMQQETAELIDSVPWKWWAKYQKFDEQNAKVEVVDLFHFLVSLAQTLGMTPDDVYQAYLKKNAVNHQRQDSGYVKKDEADSKHI; this is encoded by the coding sequence ATGGACAAACTCGAGGAGATCTTCCGTATGCAAGATGCGCTGAATAAGCGCATTGGAGTGGAATTGCCCCCGCCGACCGACGAGGAAAAAGCCAAGTGGATCCTCAATTATACGCGGGCCATGCAGCAGGAAACGGCTGAGCTGATCGACAGCGTGCCGTGGAAATGGTGGGCCAAATACCAGAAGTTCGACGAGCAGAACGCGAAGGTCGAGGTCGTGGACCTTTTCCACTTTCTGGTGTCGCTGGCGCAGACCCTCGGCATGACGCCGGATGATGTTTACCAGGCCTATCTCAAGAAGAACGCCGTGAACCACCAGCGGCAGGACAGCGGTTACGTGAAGAAGGACGAGGCGGACTCGAAGCACATTTGA
- a CDS encoding UDP-N-acetylglucosamine 1-carboxyvinyltransferase, producing the protein MADLIIHGGKPLSGTITPSGNKNSVLPILCATLLTDARVTLRNVPLITDVEKLVAFFTEQGSAVTWDRAAGTMTLDHSTFDARRLNGELPAGMRSAVLLFAPLLQRMKKFALPANAKGCSLGIRELDPHLEILEKLGAKVATHRDDLTLTLKGRFQGARHWPDYMSVTATENFVMAAVLAEGQSVLLNAASEPHVQDMCAVLAAMGAKIAGLGTSQLTVTGVAKLKGGTFTINSDHHEIVTFLALGAITGGEIRVKNSLPHHFDLITRSFAKLGVKIEHDGDTAIVRKRQKLVVEEPFTSNLLPKIEAAPWPYFPVDLLPCMIALGVRSEGAVMFWNKVYEGGFTWMSELAKFGAHVVVSDPHRITVFGAKPLRPSTVEAPYIIRAAVALYMVAASIPGKSVVKNADTIKRAHPNFVENLRSLGADVEWK; encoded by the coding sequence ATGGCCGATCTCATCATCCACGGCGGTAAACCCCTCAGCGGCACCATCACGCCGTCAGGCAACAAGAACTCCGTCCTGCCCATCCTCTGCGCGACGCTCCTGACCGACGCCCGGGTCACGCTCCGCAACGTGCCGCTGATCACCGACGTCGAGAAACTCGTCGCCTTCTTCACCGAGCAGGGCTCCGCCGTCACCTGGGACCGCGCCGCCGGCACCATGACGCTCGACCACTCGACGTTCGACGCCCGCCGCCTCAACGGCGAACTGCCCGCCGGCATGCGCTCCGCCGTCCTCCTCTTCGCGCCGCTCCTGCAGCGCATGAAGAAATTCGCGCTCCCCGCCAACGCCAAGGGCTGCTCCCTCGGCATCCGCGAGCTCGATCCCCACCTCGAGATTTTGGAAAAACTCGGCGCCAAGGTCGCCACGCACCGCGATGACCTGACCCTCACGCTGAAGGGCCGCTTCCAGGGCGCGCGCCACTGGCCCGACTACATGTCGGTCACCGCCACCGAGAACTTCGTCATGGCCGCCGTCCTCGCCGAGGGCCAGTCCGTCCTCCTCAACGCCGCCAGCGAGCCCCACGTGCAGGATATGTGCGCCGTCCTCGCCGCCATGGGCGCCAAGATCGCCGGCCTCGGCACCAGCCAGCTCACCGTCACCGGCGTGGCGAAACTCAAGGGCGGCACGTTCACGATCAACTCCGACCACCACGAGATCGTCACCTTCCTCGCCCTCGGCGCCATCACCGGCGGCGAGATCCGCGTCAAAAATTCCCTCCCGCATCACTTCGACCTCATCACCCGCTCCTTCGCGAAGCTCGGCGTGAAGATCGAGCACGACGGCGACACCGCCATCGTCCGCAAACGGCAGAAGCTCGTCGTCGAGGAGCCCTTCACCTCCAACCTCCTCCCCAAGATCGAGGCCGCGCCCTGGCCCTATTTTCCCGTCGACCTCCTCCCCTGCATGATCGCCCTCGGCGTCCGCTCGGAAGGGGCGGTCATGTTCTGGAACAAGGTCTACGAGGGCGGCTTCACCTGGATGTCGGAGCTCGCCAAGTTCGGCGCTCATGTCGTCGTCAGCGACCCGCACCGCATCACCGTCTTCGGCGCCAAGCCCCTCCGCCCGTCCACCGTCGAGGCCCCCTACATCATTCGCGCCGCCGTCGCCCTCTACATGGTCGCCGCCAGCATCCCGGGCAAATCCGTGGTGAAGAACGCCGACACCATCAAGCGCGCCCACCCCAACTTCGTCGAAAACCTCCGCTCCCTCGGCGCCGACGTGGAGTGGAAATGA